The following proteins are co-located in the Propionispora hippei DSM 15287 genome:
- a CDS encoding D-alanyl-D-alanine carboxypeptidase family protein: MSKKIFIFSLLFLFMLGSTALAATAVQPPNILAEAAVVMVADDNRVLYDKQAHAIMYPASTTKMTTLITALERGKLDSIVTVSKKAAQCEGSSLDLSAGDRLTLQEALFGMMLVSGNDAAEAVAETVGGSVAGFVNLMNDEAAKIGATRTHYTNPHGLPDPINHYTTAYDLGLIAAYGLKNPVFAKIVSTQAYDVHFLNKPTLHVTNTNKLLGKYPGANGVKTGVTNDAGDCLVAAAKRGNVELIAVVLNDDERWTDAAQLLDYGFQQLGL, translated from the coding sequence ATGAGTAAAAAGATCTTCATATTTTCCTTATTATTCCTTTTTATGCTAGGTTCTACGGCGCTGGCTGCGACGGCAGTACAGCCACCGAACATATTGGCTGAAGCTGCCGTAGTGATGGTGGCGGATGATAACCGGGTTTTATACGACAAACAAGCTCATGCCATTATGTATCCGGCCAGTACAACCAAAATGACGACGCTGATTACCGCGTTAGAGCGAGGCAAGCTGGATAGCATAGTCACAGTCAGTAAGAAAGCTGCCCAATGTGAAGGCTCCAGTCTGGACCTGAGTGCCGGTGACAGGTTGACTCTGCAGGAGGCCTTATTTGGGATGATGCTGGTTTCCGGTAACGATGCCGCTGAGGCGGTGGCCGAAACGGTAGGCGGATCGGTGGCGGGATTCGTGAACCTGATGAATGACGAGGCGGCAAAAATCGGTGCAACCCGTACGCATTATACCAACCCACATGGTCTGCCTGACCCGATTAATCACTATACGACAGCCTACGATCTGGGCTTAATTGCAGCCTATGGTCTGAAGAATCCGGTATTTGCCAAAATAGTTTCCACTCAGGCCTATGACGTACATTTTTTGAATAAGCCCACTCTGCATGTTACCAATACCAATAAGCTACTGGGTAAGTATCCGGGCGCTAACGGCGTAAAAACCGGCGTGACCAATGATGCCGGAGACTGCTTGGTGGCTGCTGCCAAACGGGGCAATGTCGAATTAATCGCCGTCGTACTTAATGATGATGAACGCTGGACCGATGCGGCCCAGTTGCTGGATTACGGATTTCAGCAATTGGGGTTGTAA
- a CDS encoding HelD family protein, which produces MTIGHIKRQLAASGSQCTDSQQQLKGTLADYWGNLGSSACDEAQFIEEMDRQKKLTALVHQKYSRLQRMADSPYFGRIDFWEPQSGSDQAERIYIGISSLSHSGSGELLVYDWRSPVAGMFYDFERGKAWYECPAGRIEGEIRLKRQFKIVNGIMKYMFDADITIEDEMLQAVLSKSSDARMHTIVTSIQREQNQIVRDVGHPVLFVRGPAGSGKTSIALHRIAYLLYHEREHLSSKNVIIFSPNHIFSDYIADVLPEIGEENVLQTTFQDYVKDTGVGQELALEDRSVQLEWLLGDKQAGWAMKVENIRYKSSAAFVKLLDCYVGFLQGNLVREHPPIRFNGEVIFSKGEWKKHFFHNLAHLPAGRRLKKIRQLIKNKLQSAIQRLRQEKIKEITESGNEVNAKTVEAMARLAAGEAAAPLYEIIHKLTELHALSLYKALFTCEEFLNNREVAALLPQTWQEICRQTLRELQAGRVTYEDSFGYLYLLGMLEGFPANREIRHVVVDEAQDYTALQYKIIKQLFPASRWTILGDPAQAVHPYLTTADFAEVSRILQQAGSYFYTLKRAYRSTCEIHAFCQALLPATEKTEAVLRFGGKPRVVRQRQADGTNAWLRAVQVLQREGWQSIALICKTARQAMLVHQAVSERLPAHVILSEDDRFRRGVVVIPSYLAKGLEFDAVLVVQAEQTQYGRPEERNLFYTVCTRALHQLCLFHFDALTPFVAELDTSLYDVMWEENN; this is translated from the coding sequence ATGACAATAGGGCATATCAAAAGACAACTGGCAGCCAGCGGCAGCCAATGCACCGATTCACAGCAGCAACTGAAAGGTACGCTTGCCGATTACTGGGGAAACCTGGGCAGCAGCGCCTGTGATGAAGCGCAGTTTATTGAGGAAATGGACCGGCAGAAAAAACTGACGGCACTGGTTCACCAAAAATACAGCCGGTTGCAGCGAATGGCCGATTCCCCTTATTTTGGCCGGATTGATTTTTGGGAACCTCAGTCGGGCAGTGATCAAGCCGAACGCATCTATATCGGTATTTCCAGTCTAAGTCACTCTGGCAGCGGAGAACTGCTGGTGTATGACTGGCGGTCGCCGGTAGCAGGTATGTTCTATGATTTTGAACGGGGCAAAGCTTGGTATGAATGTCCGGCCGGCCGGATTGAGGGAGAGATCAGGCTTAAGCGGCAGTTTAAAATTGTCAATGGTATCATGAAGTATATGTTTGACGCTGATATAACCATCGAAGACGAAATGCTGCAGGCCGTGCTCAGCAAAAGCTCCGACGCCAGGATGCACACCATAGTGACAAGCATTCAGCGGGAGCAAAATCAGATTGTGCGGGATGTGGGACATCCGGTGTTGTTTGTCCGGGGCCCGGCCGGCAGCGGGAAAACGTCGATTGCGCTGCACCGCATTGCCTATCTCCTATACCATGAACGGGAGCATCTGTCATCCAAGAATGTGATTATATTTTCGCCCAACCATATTTTCAGTGATTATATTGCTGACGTATTGCCGGAAATTGGGGAAGAGAACGTACTGCAAACCACCTTTCAGGATTATGTGAAAGATACCGGTGTGGGACAGGAACTGGCGTTGGAAGATCGTTCGGTGCAATTGGAATGGCTTTTGGGCGACAAGCAGGCCGGTTGGGCGATGAAGGTGGAAAATATCCGCTACAAGTCTTCGGCGGCTTTTGTAAAACTATTGGATTGCTATGTGGGCTTTCTGCAGGGAAATCTGGTTCGGGAACATCCCCCCATACGGTTTAACGGGGAAGTTATTTTTAGCAAGGGAGAGTGGAAAAAGCACTTTTTCCATAACTTGGCCCATTTGCCGGCGGGACGGAGATTGAAAAAAATCCGGCAGTTGATAAAAAACAAGCTCCAGTCAGCGATACAGCGACTACGGCAGGAAAAAATAAAAGAAATAACGGAAAGCGGCAATGAAGTGAACGCCAAGACGGTAGAAGCCATGGCCCGTCTTGCCGCCGGGGAGGCGGCTGCCCCGCTGTACGAAATCATACATAAACTGACGGAATTGCATGCGCTGTCTTTGTATAAGGCACTCTTTACGTGTGAAGAGTTTCTAAACAACCGCGAGGTGGCGGCACTGTTGCCGCAGACATGGCAGGAGATTTGCCGGCAGACTTTGCGAGAATTGCAGGCCGGGCGGGTTACCTATGAAGATTCTTTTGGATATCTTTATCTGTTGGGTATGCTGGAGGGCTTTCCGGCTAACCGGGAAATACGGCATGTAGTAGTGGACGAGGCTCAGGATTATACCGCCCTGCAATATAAGATCATTAAGCAGCTATTTCCCGCCAGCCGGTGGACCATCCTGGGCGATCCGGCGCAGGCAGTTCATCCGTATTTGACAACGGCTGATTTTGCTGAGGTCAGTCGGATTTTGCAGCAAGCAGGCTCTTATTTTTACACGTTAAAGCGGGCATACCGGTCGACTTGTGAGATCCACGCCTTTTGCCAGGCCTTATTGCCGGCGACCGAAAAGACAGAGGCTGTTTTGCGGTTTGGCGGTAAGCCGCGGGTGGTGCGGCAGCGGCAAGCAGACGGCACCAACGCCTGGCTGCGCGCCGTTCAAGTCTTACAGCGAGAGGGTTGGCAGTCTATCGCTCTGATCTGCAAAACGGCACGGCAGGCGATGCTGGTGCACCAAGCTGTAAGTGAGCGCCTACCGGCGCATGTAATTTTATCAGAGGATGACCGGTTCCGGCGTGGCGTTGTTGTCATCCCCTCTTATTTGGCCAAGGGGTTGGAGTTTGACGCTGTGTTGGTCGTTCAGGCGGAGCAGACGCAGTATGGCCGGCCGGAGGAACGCAATCTTTTCTATACTGTCTGCACCAGGGCGCTGCATCAATTGTGCCTGTTTCACTTTGACGCGCTTACGCCTTTTGTGGCGGAACTGGATACGTCGCTATACGATGTTATGTGGGAAGAAAATAATTAA
- a CDS encoding peroxiredoxin, whose amino-acid sequence MAAKVGEKAPAFSMATTKNLEALDHVATLEDYQGKWLVLFFYPLDFTFVCPTEIRGFNSKINEIRELGADVLGVSIDSVHSHRAWIKTSREQGGLGGLNYPLASDITKQVSRDYGILIEEEGIALRGLFIIDPDGILRYQVVCDLNVGRSVDETIRVLHALQSGGLCPIDWHPGDNTL is encoded by the coding sequence ATGGCTGCAAAAGTTGGCGAAAAGGCTCCCGCTTTTTCTATGGCAACTACTAAGAATCTTGAGGCACTGGATCATGTTGCCACACTGGAGGATTATCAGGGAAAATGGCTTGTATTGTTTTTTTACCCTCTTGATTTTACCTTTGTCTGCCCGACTGAAATCAGAGGATTCAATTCTAAAATCAACGAAATCCGTGAGCTGGGCGCCGATGTACTGGGTGTGAGCATTGACAGTGTCCACTCACACAGGGCCTGGATTAAAACGTCCCGCGAGCAAGGCGGACTTGGCGGCCTGAACTATCCGCTGGCTTCCGATATCACCAAACAAGTGTCAAGAGACTACGGCATTCTGATCGAAGAAGAAGGAATTGCCTTACGCGGCTTGTTTATTATTGATCCTGACGGAATTTTGCGTTATCAGGTTGTTTGTGATCTGAACGTCGGACGTAGTGTGGATGAAACCATCCGGGTGCTGCATGCACTACAGTCAGGTGGTCTCTGCCCGATTGACTGGCATCCGGGTGATAATACGCTATAG
- a CDS encoding metallophosphoesterase family protein, producing the protein MSGQHKLSMKIAVFSDTHGTGPSFTLDWALPYLTTADAVLHAGDFTTPATLAFFRKFPGFHGVTGNGDQPEVASVLPGQQILELAAYRIGLLHGHGPGKTTPERAYAAFTDRPVDIIVFGHSHQPAIFTKNKILLLNPGSPTNKRKERWFSFILLELSPSRVAATLVFNTGKTDGSVEEY; encoded by the coding sequence ATGAGCGGACAGCATAAGTTGTCTATGAAAATAGCCGTCTTTTCCGACACCCACGGCACAGGTCCCTCCTTTACCCTGGATTGGGCGCTGCCCTACTTAACGACAGCCGATGCCGTCCTACATGCCGGCGATTTTACCACACCGGCCACACTCGCATTTTTCCGGAAGTTTCCCGGCTTTCACGGCGTTACGGGCAATGGCGACCAGCCGGAAGTGGCCTCTGTTCTTCCCGGACAGCAAATCCTGGAGTTAGCCGCTTACCGTATCGGCCTGCTTCACGGACACGGTCCGGGTAAAACCACGCCGGAAAGGGCGTATGCCGCTTTTACCGATCGGCCGGTAGATATCATTGTCTTTGGCCACAGCCACCAGCCCGCCATATTTACTAAAAATAAAATCCTCCTGCTCAACCCCGGCTCCCCCACCAACAAACGTAAAGAAAGATGGTTTTCCTTCATCTTGCTGGAACTTTCCCCGTCCCGGGTCGCAGCCACCTTAGTGTTTAACACAGGAAAAACCGATGGCTCTGTCGAAGAATATTAG
- a CDS encoding helix-turn-helix domain-containing protein, with product MNQHRLGQTVLSYRKKKGMTIREFADYSGISTSLISQIERGQANPSLNVLELIAQALNVPLYTLFINAIDTKSLISKKQDRKKIYRENNDHIVYDVLTPDFMKAHIELLMMDLNAYARTTESYYSHAAKEEIAVVMKGTAYVELEGVEYLLDEGDVVRIPPKVRHRFLNKVDQTSHVLFVLTPALI from the coding sequence ATGAATCAGCATCGTTTAGGCCAGACGGTTTTAAGCTATCGCAAGAAAAAGGGAATGACAATTCGCGAATTTGCCGATTATTCCGGTATCAGCACGTCACTGATCAGCCAAATTGAGCGCGGCCAGGCCAATCCGTCCCTAAACGTATTGGAATTAATCGCACAGGCCTTAAATGTGCCGCTCTATACCCTGTTTATTAATGCTATTGATACGAAATCACTTATTTCAAAGAAACAAGACCGCAAAAAAATCTATCGTGAAAACAATGACCATATTGTTTATGACGTATTAACACCAGACTTTATGAAAGCCCATATCGAATTATTAATGATGGACTTAAATGCCTACGCCAGAACCACGGAAAGCTATTATTCCCATGCTGCTAAAGAGGAAATTGCCGTTGTCATGAAGGGAACGGCGTATGTCGAATTGGAAGGCGTCGAATACCTTTTAGATGAAGGCGATGTTGTCCGCATTCCCCCGAAGGTAAGACATAGATTTTTAAATAAAGTTGATCAGACAAGTCACGTTTTATTCGTGCTTACGCCTGCGCTTATTTAA
- a CDS encoding DMT family transporter, which yields MKSRLFLYSALFFGVFSLSTSAIFVKLANAPSCITAFYRLFFAALLLLPAFLFSKKNRQALLDLSPKQWGWGLLSGLFLAVHYVLWFESLRYTSVASSTVIVTLQPLFSLAGGYFLFKERLSQRAIAGCLIAIIGCIIIGWEDFQISGTALFGDLLAFLAAGLITAYFFTGQFLRKNLSVIPFSLLGYVSSALFLASYAVTQQVSFVDYPLPAWGAFIGLALIATILGQLIFNWLLKWVSTTVISMAILGEVIGNCILAYFILNETISLQQQIGIGTILTGLALFLRQPPKHSRLDNKSVIKKL from the coding sequence ATGAAGTCGCGGCTCTTTTTGTATTCAGCTTTATTTTTTGGAGTGTTCTCGCTATCCACCTCTGCCATATTTGTAAAATTAGCGAATGCCCCTTCCTGCATTACGGCGTTTTATCGTCTGTTTTTTGCGGCCTTGCTACTCTTGCCAGCTTTTTTATTCAGTAAGAAAAACCGGCAGGCGTTGCTAGATCTCTCCCCAAAGCAGTGGGGCTGGGGGCTATTGTCAGGTTTATTTTTAGCTGTACATTATGTATTGTGGTTCGAATCGTTGCGCTATACCTCCGTGGCAAGTTCAACTGTCATTGTTACATTACAGCCTCTTTTCTCGCTCGCAGGGGGCTATTTTCTATTTAAGGAGCGTTTGAGCCAGAGAGCAATCGCTGGGTGCCTTATTGCTATAATCGGATGCATCATCATTGGCTGGGAAGATTTTCAGATCAGTGGTACGGCGTTATTTGGCGATTTGCTGGCGTTCCTTGCTGCGGGTCTGATCACCGCTTATTTTTTTACCGGCCAATTTCTGCGAAAAAACTTATCCGTTATTCCCTTTTCCTTGCTGGGGTATGTGAGCAGCGCGTTATTTTTAGCAAGCTATGCTGTTACCCAACAGGTTTCTTTCGTTGATTATCCTTTACCAGCCTGGGGCGCTTTTATTGGATTGGCGTTGATCGCCACGATTCTTGGACAATTGATTTTTAATTGGTTGCTAAAGTGGGTATCTACAACGGTTATTTCCATGGCTATTTTGGGGGAGGTGATAGGGAACTGCATCCTGGCTTATTTTATTCTTAATGAGACTATCTCATTGCAACAGCAGATTGGTATAGGAACAATCCTGACGGGCTTGGCTTTATTTTTGAGGCAGCCCCCAAAGCACTCAAGATTGGATAACAAATCCGTTATTAAAAAATTGTGA
- a CDS encoding c-type cytochrome: MDFRLKAFLTTLIVSLVIFAWLIYVSLTNEQMKPIPFAAQQGKLVFQRKACIECHTVLGNGGYYGGDLTKVYEKFGSDTLKEFLTHPPLISGAKQKRHERLNEAETNDMIAYLEFLASINTTNWPPRPLYESKPPAR; this comes from the coding sequence ATGGATTTTCGCCTAAAAGCATTTCTGACAACGCTTATTGTTTCTCTGGTTATATTTGCCTGGCTGATTTATGTTTCTCTAACCAATGAGCAAATGAAGCCCATACCCTTTGCGGCCCAGCAGGGCAAGCTTGTTTTTCAGCGCAAGGCCTGCATCGAATGTCACACGGTATTGGGCAATGGTGGTTATTATGGCGGCGATCTTACTAAAGTATATGAAAAGTTTGGCAGCGATACACTGAAGGAATTTCTAACCCATCCGCCACTCATTAGCGGAGCCAAACAAAAACGGCACGAACGTCTGAACGAAGCGGAAACCAATGATATGATCGCTTACTTAGAATTCCTTGCTTCCATTAATACTACAAATTGGCCGCCGCGTCCGCTCTATGAATCCAAGCCGCCAGCCAGGTAA
- a CDS encoding amino acid permease, which translates to MQTFNKTEFIIMALGNIIGSGIFLASSLVITVAGAWAPLAYLLGGLIMMMEVAFLIEMSIIDPAPGAFKVHAQEIFGNWWGFVVGWMFWTSGILGMASEVTACAIFARLWSPSTPLWMFSLLFSILITLINLNDLKGLSKFELSLASIKIIALSLFVLVGFAALSCLAIGKISPDFTLYTEALAAPREGILGLLASMLLILFAYTGTGIIGIAATETEQAEKVVPSATKIVTVFIVALYTLVAFLITVLLPRSSLQPDTSPFVSLFELASIPYSGDVVNIILLTATLSALNSQVYSSSRMLFSLAKNNQAPAFAAYQNRRGVPVAAVALSGFFLLGATLLSYLLPERVFIYTVSASGFLALINWMSVSATQYFYRKKILATAPEKIKYQAPFFPYLPWLCFVTIFIAICSAVLYPDQMPGLYSGGIILLIIGAVYFFLPKSSP; encoded by the coding sequence TTGCAGACGTTTAATAAGACTGAATTTATTATTATGGCCCTGGGCAATATTATCGGCTCAGGTATTTTCCTGGCCAGCAGTCTGGTTATCACCGTAGCCGGCGCCTGGGCACCGCTGGCCTATTTGCTGGGCGGCCTGATCATGATGATGGAGGTAGCTTTTCTGATCGAAATGTCGATTATCGACCCGGCACCAGGCGCCTTTAAGGTGCACGCCCAGGAAATATTCGGCAACTGGTGGGGCTTCGTCGTGGGCTGGATGTTTTGGACCAGCGGCATTTTAGGCATGGCCAGCGAAGTGACGGCCTGCGCCATATTCGCCCGCCTCTGGTCGCCGTCTACGCCGCTGTGGATGTTCAGCCTGCTGTTTTCCATCCTGATCACTTTAATCAACTTAAACGACCTGAAAGGACTGAGCAAATTCGAGCTGTCCCTGGCGTCCATCAAAATTATCGCCCTTAGCCTGTTCGTACTGGTCGGCTTTGCCGCGCTTAGCTGCCTGGCGATCGGCAAAATTTCACCGGATTTCACCTTATATACAGAAGCGCTAGCCGCTCCCCGTGAGGGAATTCTCGGTCTGCTGGCATCTATGCTGCTCATTCTCTTTGCCTACACCGGCACAGGTATTATCGGCATAGCGGCCACCGAAACCGAACAGGCCGAGAAGGTGGTACCATCAGCCACCAAGATTGTCACCGTGTTTATTGTGGCTTTATACACTCTGGTCGCTTTTTTAATCACCGTTCTTCTGCCGCGTAGCAGCCTTCAGCCGGACACCAGTCCGTTTGTTTCTTTATTTGAGCTGGCCAGCATCCCCTATTCCGGCGATGTGGTCAATATCATTCTGCTTACGGCCACGCTTTCCGCATTGAACTCCCAGGTATATTCCTCATCCCGCATGCTGTTCTCCCTGGCCAAAAACAACCAGGCTCCCGCCTTTGCCGCCTACCAAAACCGTCGCGGCGTACCGGTCGCCGCTGTGGCTTTAAGCGGCTTCTTTCTTCTGGGAGCCACCTTGCTTTCCTATCTGTTACCGGAAAGGGTTTTTATTTATACGGTAAGTGCCAGTGGATTTTTAGCCCTCATCAACTGGATGAGCGTTTCTGCCACCCAATATTTTTACCGCAAAAAAATTCTGGCCACCGCACCGGAAAAAATAAAATACCAGGCTCCTTTCTTCCCTTACCTGCCCTGGTTATGCTTTGTTACCATTTTCATCGCTATCTGCTCAGCCGTACTATATCCTGATCAGATGCCCGGCCTCTACAGTGGCGGAATCATCCTGCTCATCATCGGCGCTGTGTATTTCTTCCTGCCCAAGTCCAGCCCGTAA
- a CDS encoding cbb3-type cytochrome c oxidase subunit I encodes MFRSQHLSYKYALIAYLLFGLQGLIATGGAIQLLFPDVNSPISFAAGRAFHLNISIYWPLLGMMGAIYFFFSQEAEREFYSLKLITVNFWLLTATIGLTLGWLLLGFTEGREYLETNWLFKLSTFASTLLLSFNLLRTYQGTTMPKSRATLISIVAGSITLIIFYLPNIMSYSHPTTDEIAKFLVVHLWEEMSLELLGTGILAALVIRMTGVERRAVETAIYLDLIFAALAGILATGHHYYWIGVPAFWLWIGGIFSAMQVLPSIILLYTTLKSTNLKSFACRSDRDKIVAALIGCSMFYHIFGAAFLGFLMAYPPLNRFIHGTYITSAHSHFALFGVFGFLVLALCFYMLFTEINLAKKLYPWCWFALFSLNAGLLTMGTGLLLAGGLQVYCWWVMGLSIDETNELIRPYLFIRAAGGAVYSAGSLLLTFIVVKSLWPKIKVLFQSEGHLANIICDDLTQLDGLLDNLVQKGKETEQILQKIQTLSPTILAHSKENK; translated from the coding sequence TTGTTCCGATCTCAGCATCTAAGTTATAAATACGCCTTAATTGCATATCTGCTGTTTGGCTTGCAAGGCTTGATAGCTACCGGCGGTGCGATACAATTACTTTTTCCTGACGTGAATTCCCCTATCTCCTTTGCAGCCGGCAGGGCCTTTCATCTAAACATCAGTATCTACTGGCCGCTGCTCGGTATGATGGGAGCTATCTATTTTTTCTTTAGTCAGGAAGCAGAGCGGGAATTTTATAGTCTCAAGCTGATTACCGTTAATTTCTGGCTGCTAACAGCAACTATAGGATTAACCTTAGGCTGGCTGTTATTGGGCTTTACGGAAGGCCGGGAATATCTTGAGACCAACTGGCTCTTTAAATTATCGACTTTTGCTTCTACGTTGCTCCTGAGCTTTAATTTACTCCGTACCTATCAGGGTACTACTATGCCTAAGAGCAGGGCCACACTGATCAGTATCGTGGCCGGCAGCATTACTCTGATTATCTTTTACCTGCCTAATATTATGTCTTATTCACATCCGACTACCGATGAAATTGCTAAGTTTTTGGTCGTGCACCTTTGGGAAGAAATGTCGCTAGAGCTGCTTGGCACCGGCATTTTGGCAGCCCTGGTAATTCGTATGACCGGCGTGGAACGGCGGGCAGTGGAAACAGCTATTTACTTAGATCTTATCTTTGCCGCTTTAGCCGGAATACTGGCAACAGGTCATCATTATTACTGGATCGGTGTGCCGGCTTTTTGGCTTTGGATCGGCGGCATTTTTAGCGCGATGCAGGTTCTGCCTTCTATCATATTGTTATATACAACCCTGAAATCAACTAACCTTAAGAGTTTTGCCTGTCGCTCCGACCGTGATAAAATCGTGGCTGCCCTAATTGGCTGCAGCATGTTTTATCACATCTTCGGGGCTGCCTTTTTAGGCTTTCTTATGGCGTATCCGCCGCTCAACCGGTTTATCCACGGAACGTATATCACCTCAGCTCACTCGCACTTTGCCTTATTCGGTGTATTCGGGTTCCTGGTGTTAGCCTTGTGTTTTTATATGCTGTTTACCGAAATAAACCTTGCAAAAAAGCTATATCCCTGGTGCTGGTTTGCGCTTTTCTCACTGAATGCCGGTCTGCTGACCATGGGAACAGGGCTTTTACTGGCCGGCGGCTTACAAGTCTACTGTTGGTGGGTAATGGGTTTAAGCATTGACGAGACCAATGAATTGATCAGGCCCTATTTGTTTATCCGGGCAGCGGGCGGTGCTGTCTATTCCGCCGGCAGTCTGTTGCTGACATTTATTGTTGTCAAAAGTCTATGGCCTAAAATCAAAGTGTTGTTTCAAAGCGAGGGACATCTCGCGAACATTATCTGTGATGATCTAACCCAGCTTGACGGATTACTCGATAATTTAGTTCAAAAGGGAAAAGAAACAGAGCAGATACTGCAAAAAATTCAAACTCTTAGTCCAACCATTTTAGCCCACTCTAAGGAGAATAAGTAA
- a CDS encoding cupin domain-containing protein, with product MEKVNIKEKLNLFNEYWSPRIIGEVNDSYVKIAKFKGDFIWHTHQKEDEMFYVLKGSLTIKFRDKAVLLQEGECIIIPRGIEHMPVADEEVYVMLIEPKATLNTGNIINDRTMETLEKI from the coding sequence ATGGAGAAAGTTAACATAAAGGAAAAACTAAATCTGTTTAACGAGTACTGGAGTCCCCGGATTATTGGGGAAGTTAATGACTCTTACGTGAAAATTGCAAAATTCAAAGGGGATTTTATCTGGCATACTCACCAGAAAGAAGATGAAATGTTTTATGTGCTGAAAGGCAGCTTGACAATCAAATTCAGGGATAAAGCTGTTCTGTTGCAAGAAGGCGAGTGCATCATTATTCCGCGAGGCATTGAGCATATGCCGGTTGCTGATGAGGAAGTCTATGTGATGCTGATAGAACCTAAAGCGACTTTAAATACTGGTAACATAATAAATGACCGGACGATGGAAACGCTGGAAAAAATATAA